A window from Drosophila kikkawai strain 14028-0561.14 chromosome 2L, DkikHiC1v2, whole genome shotgun sequence encodes these proteins:
- the LOC108082694 gene encoding dynein intermediate chain 3, ciliary: protein MGTLGNSLTILRERRRFGRQCLFTDRNEMILSIQPSGRMRLKYILRNPINEGTQLSDQMALSSIITHNVVLDSHGINHYEGGWNIKEVNVMDEESTLRYRKKVEREDSWGIEVNQLIRDVMTISSQNNSINIYEDYFKDLPEDLGHGLKVRLNARGINVFHDLWLPQRKLTMCEWLNTDPNQFVLSYVNAGNQKLLNMLPDFGNDNRNAFYVWDVDDPTRPVAHYDSDKLVQIAKVCMRDENYMVGGLNNGQVCYWETAEMGAPKRICPLEASHREETSALCWVHNKANTEFYTGSLDGSIKYWDSRDMVMPVNEVLAEPFPELVQNRQDAHGVTVMEFEYTIPVRYIIGTDMGYVFVGNRKGLTPQDTIIAAYPMFAGPIRSVMRNPFFVKNFLLIGDWRARIWSEEVKNCPSTFYFRSKHQLLSGAWSTGRCSLFVTGDERGNLHFWDLLMSQQKPFQTVKFPHAITNLVFRPDGHMLTVCLKNGDCIILKLDEGMRSATVKEKSLIMAMFEREIFRCKHLEAREEEMKLKKRLSMPIKEEETVPLEKIDPKKKKVPPKKELSELEQKEEEANAFLRAVQSDVELTQALVDFNEATDAIAAKRSKRVFVVERTVFEVDQYN, encoded by the exons ATGGGTACCTTGGGCAACTCATTAACTATTTTGCGGGAGCGCCGCCGCTTCGGACGCCAGTGCCTCTTCACCGACCGCAACGAGATGATCCTCAGCATTCAGCCGAGCGGACGCATGCGCCTGAAGTACATCCTGCGCAATCCTATTAACGAGGGCACGCAGTTATCCGATCAGATGGCGCTCTCCTCGATCATTACACACAACGTGGTCTTGGACTCGCACGGTATTAACCACTACGAGGGCGGCTGGAACATCAAGGAGGTGAACGTTATGGACGAAGAGTCCACACTGCGCTACCGCAAGAAGGTCGAGAGGGAGGACTCGTGGGGCATTGAAGTGAACCAGCTAATCCGCGATGTGATGACGATCAGCTCCCAGAACAACTCAATTAACATCTATGAGGACTATTTCAAGGACTTGCCAGAGGACCTTGGACACGGACTCAAGGTGCGTTTAAATGCCAGAGGCATCAACGTCTTCCACGACCTGTGGTTACCACAGCGCAAGCTGACCATGTGCGAATGGCTGAACACTGACCCGAACCAGTTCGTACTGTCGTACGTTAACGCTGGCAACCAGAAGCTCCTCAACATGTTGCCTGACTTTGGCAACGACAACCGCAATGCCTTCTACGTGTGGGACGTGGACGACCCCACACGCCCGGTGGCCCACTATGACTCCGACAAGTTGGTGCAGATCGCCAAGGTCTGTATGCGCGACGAGAACTACATGGTGGGTGGCCTTAACAACGGCCAGGTGTGCTACTGGGAGACCGCCGAGATGGGAGCTCCAAAAAGGATATGTCCGCTGGAGGCCTCCCATCGAGAGGAGACATCGGCCCTGTGCTGGGTGCACAACAAGGCAAACACCGAGTTTTACACAGGCTCGCTGGACGGGTCCATTAAGTACTGGGACTCTCGGGACATGGTAATGCCGGTGAACGAGGTGCTGGCCGAGCCGTTTCCCGAGTTGGTGCAGAACCGTCAGGACGCGCACGGGGTTACCGTCATGGAGTTTGAGTATACGATTCCGGTGCGCTACATCATTGGCACCGACATGGGCTACGTGTTCGTGGGCAACCGGAAGGGCCTCACGCCACAGGACACAATTATAGCTGCTTATCCGATGTTCGCCGGCCCCATCCGCAGCGTTATGCGTAATCCGTTCTTCGTGAAGAACTTCCTGCTCATCGGCGACTGGCGCGCGCGCATCTGGTCGGAGGAGGTGAAAAACTGCCCGAGCACCTTCTACTTCCGGAGCAAGCACCAACTGCTCAGCGGCGCCTGGAGCACCGGTCGCTGCTCGCTCTTCGTCACCGGCGACGAACGCGGAAACTTGCACTTCTGGGATCTCCTCATGAGTCAACAAAAGCCCTTTCAGACCGTCAAGTTTCCGCATGCCATCACCAATTTGGTCTTTCGGCCAGATGGTCATATGCTCACTGTGTGCCTCAAGAATGGAGACTGCATTATTCTGAAATTGGACGAAGGCATGCGAAGCGCCACAGTCAAGGAGAAGTCGCTCATAATGGCG ATGTTCGAGCGAGAGATTTTTAGATGCAAGCATCTCGAGGCTCGGGAGGAGGAAATGAAGCTGAAGAAACGCCTTAGTATGCCTATTAAGGAGGAGGAGACCGTACCCCTCGAAAAGATTGACCCCAAGAAGAAAAAGGTGCCACCCAAAAAGGAATTATCAGAGCTAGAACAGAAAGAAGAGGAGGCTAATGCTTTCCTGAGGGCCGTTCAAAGCGATGTTGAGCTTACCCAGGCTCTGGTGGATTTCAATGAGGCTACAGACGCCATCGCCGCTAAGCGCTCCAAGAGGGTGTTCGTCGTGGAGCGCACTGTCTTCGAGGTGGATCAGTACAATTAA